A window of Nomascus leucogenys isolate Asia chromosome X, Asia_NLE_v1, whole genome shotgun sequence contains these coding sequences:
- the RPA4 gene encoding replication protein A 30 kDa subunit, with the protein MSKSGFGSYGSISAADGASGGSDQLCGRDAAPAVKTQRPKVRIQEVVPCNVNQLLSSTVFDTVFKVRGIIVSQVSIVGVIRGAEKASNHICYKIDDMTAKPIEARQWFGREKVKQVTPLAVGVYVKVFGILKCPTGTKSLEVLKIHVLEDMNEFTVHILETVNAHMMLDKARRDTTVESVPVSPSEVDDAGDNDESHRNFIRNEVLRLIHECPHQEGKSIHELQAQLCDLSVKAIKEAIDYLTVEGHIYPTVDREHFKSAD; encoded by the coding sequence ATGAGTAAGAGTGGGTTTGGGAGCTATGGCAGCATTTCTGCTGCTGATGGAGCGAGTGGAGGCAGTGACCAACTGTGTGGGAGAGATGCAGCTCCTGCTGTTAAGACCCAAAGACCTAAGGTCCGAATTCAGGAAGTTGTACCGTGTAATGTGAACCAGCTTCTCAGCTCTACTGTGTTTGACACTGTGTTCAAGGTTAGGGGAATTATAGTTTCCCAGGTCTCCATCGTGGGGGTAATCAGAGGGGCAGAGAAGGCTTCAAATCACATTTGTTACAAAATTGATGATATGACCGCGAAGCCAATCGAGGCCCGACAGTGGTTTGGTAGAGAGAAAGTCAAGCAAGTGACTCCACTGGCAGTCGGAGTATATGTCAAAGTGTTTGGTATCCTCAAATGTCCCACGGGAACAAAGAGCCTTGAGGTATTGAAAATTCATGTCCTAGAGGACATGAACGAGTTCACCGTGCATATTCTGGAAACAGTCAATGCACACATGATGCTGGATAAAGCCCGTCGTGATACCACTGTAGAAAGTGTGCCTGTGTCTCCATCAGAAGTGGATGATGCTGGGGATAACGATGAGAGTCACCGCAATTTCATCCGGAACGAAGTGCTGCGTTTGATTCATGAGTGTCCTCATCAGGAAGGGAAGAGCATCCATGAGCTCCAGGCTCAGCTCTGCGACCTTAGCGTCAAGGCCATCAAGGAAGCGATTGATTATCTGACCGTTGAGGGCCACATCTATCCCACTGTGGATCGGGAGCATTTTAAGTCTGCTGATTGA